One window of the Triticum dicoccoides isolate Atlit2015 ecotype Zavitan chromosome 3B, WEW_v2.0, whole genome shotgun sequence genome contains the following:
- the LOC119278711 gene encoding cytochrome c oxidase subunit 3-like, whose amino-acid sequence MGVKGGLHTTGAKWFMIESQRHSYHLVDPSPWPISGSLGALAATVGGVMYMHSFQGGATLLSLGLIFILYTMFVWWRDVLRESTLDGHHTKAVQLGPRYGSILFIVSEVMFLFAFFWASSHSSLAPTVDIGGIWPPKGIGVLDPWEIPLLNTPILPSSGAAVTWAHHAILAGKEKRAVYALVATVSLALVSTGFQGMEYYQAPSTILDSIYGSTFFLATGFHGFHVIIGTLFLIVCGIRQYLGQMTKKHHVGFEAAAWYWHFVDVVRLFPFVSIYWWGGI is encoded by the coding sequence ATGGGGGTGAAGGGGGGTTTACATACAACCGGGGCAAAGTGGTTTATGATTGAATCTCAGAGGCATTCTTATCATTTGGTAGATCCAAGTCCATGGCCTATTTCGGGTTCACTCGGAGCTTTGGCAGCCACCGTAGGAGGTGTGATGTACATGCACTCATTTCAAGGGGGTGCAACACTTCTCAGTTTGGGCCTAATATTTATCCTTTATACCATGTTCGTATGGTGGCGGGATGTTCTACGTGAATCCACGTTGGATGGGCATCATACAAAAGCTGTACAATTAGGACCTCGATATGGTTCTATTCTCTTCATAGTCTCGGAGGTTATGTTCCTTTTTGCTTTTTTTTGGGCTTCTTCTCATTCTTCTTTGGCACCTACGGTAGACATCGGAGGTATTTGGCCCCCAAAAGGGATTGGGGTTTTAGATCCTTGGGAAATCCCTCTTCTTAATACCCCTATTCTCCCTTCATCCGGAGCTGCCGTAACTTGGGCTCATCATGCTATACTCGCGGGGAAGGAAAAACGAGCAGTTTACGCTTTAGTAGCAACCGTTTCACTGGCTCTAGTATCCACTGGCTTTCAAGGAATGGAATATTACCAAGCACCCTCCACTATTTTGGATAGTATTTATGGTTCTACCTTTTTCTTAGCAACTGGCTTTCATGGTTTTCATGTGATTATAGGTACTCTTTTCTTGATCGTATGTGGTATTCGCCAATATCTTGGTCAGATGACCAAGAAGCATCACGTTGGCTTTGAAGCAGCTGCATGGTACTGGCATTTTGTAGACGTGGTTCGGTTATTCCCATTTGTCTCTATCTATTGGTGGGGAGGTATATGA